The DNA window aatatgtttattaataacttcatGTTAAAAATTATGCACTCAAGCAATAGCAtgatattctttcactgtaataactactgtaaattggacagtgcagttagattaacaagaatttaagctttctgccaatatcagatatgtctatgtcctgggaaatgttcttgttacttacaacctcatgctaattgcattagcctacgctagctcaaccgtcccatggaagGGACACCACTTTGGaagatgtatcaatacacccagtcactacaaagatacaggtgtcattcctaactcagttgccggagaggaagaaaaccactcagggatttcaccatggggccaatggtgactttaaaacagtcagtttaatggctgtgatatgagaaaactgagcaAGGTTTATAAacatgtagttactccacaatactaacgtaaataacagagtgaaaagaaggaagcctgtacaaaataaaaaatattccaaaacatgcatcctgtttgctatAAGGcgataaagtaatactgcaacaacaacaaaaaggacAAAGAAATGAACTATGTTCTGAATACAAGGGGTtgtgtttgtggcaaatccaacacatcactgagtaccactcttcatattttcaagcatggtgagggctgcattatgttatgtcATCGGcaaagttttttggggggtaaaaagaaacggaatataactaagcacagacaaaatcctagaggaaaacatggttgtttgctttccaacaggcactgggagaggaattcacctttcagcaggacattaaccttaaatacaaggccaaatatgTACGTATGCTCTTATTCCGTCCCtaggtgtgtgtattaggtagttgttgtggaattgttatagtacttgttagatattgctgcactgtcagaactagaagcacaagcatttcgctacactcgcaataacatctgctaaccatgtgtatgtgaccaataaaatgttatttgatttgaaatatacattttatatttacatttacgtcatttagcagacgctcttatccagagcgacttacaaattggtgcattcaccttatgatatccagtggaacaaccactttacaatagtgcatctaaatcttttttgggggggaggggggggtagaaggattactttatcctatcccaggtattccttaaagaggtggggtttcaggtgtctacggaaggtggtgacactggagttgcttaccaagactacattgaatgttcctgagtggcctagttagtttTGACATAAATTGGCTTGAAGCTCTACGACAAGACTTGAAaacggctgtctagcaatgatcaacaaccaacttgacagagcctgaagattttttaaaataataatgtgcaaatattgtacaatccaggtgtgaaaagctcttagacttacccagaaagactcacagctgtaatcgctgccaaacgtgattctaacatgtattgactaggGTGTAAAATTTggtatttctttatttcattttcaataaatttgctaacatttctaaaaacatgttttcactttgtcattatggggtattgtgtgtagatgggtgatttacattttatttaatagattttgaattcaggctctaacacaaaatgtggaataaggcaAGGtgtatgaatgctttctgaaggcactttagaCTCGTCTACAAACATGCCCAAATTGTGAACACACACTGTTGTTGTTCGCAGAGAGTGTGGAAGACCCCACGCCAACTTTACAAGGGGACAACCAGGACACACTGTCCGGTGGCGGGGCATATGACGTCACCACCAAAGATCCCTTCAAGGATATGACGGAAAGAGCGTTAACCTTAGAGTATGAGGACACCACCCACTCACAGGCCATGGACGAGGAGGAAGGTGAGACAGACGCTTCATGTCATTCATTTTTTCAGAACATTTCCCATCACCAGTTTATTAATATCAATAATTTTGAGGATCCCAGAGGATTAAGAAAATAATATATTCTGCCAATATTTACATGGCAAGAGCCATTGGTGAAAGCAcagtggttatttgtgtctattaGTTGTTCCACACCACAACCCCTTTAAATGGAATGAATTGGTAATAAACCATACTATTGTATTTAGACGCTGTAGGCACTTTGAATACAATTTGACTTTGAATTTGACTTGACATTCATGGTTTAGACACTAGTGTCAGGTTGGTGATCTAACCTTTGCCTGTTGTATGTACTATGTGTGTCCAGGTGTCCTGGGCCCGGGCGCCATCACAGCTATTGTCATCGCTGTCTTCCTGGGGGCTTCAGTCCTCCTCGCCCTCATTGTCATCACACTCAGGAAGTTCACCGCTTCCTAGAGCCATAACttcctctctttcaatctctcacACTTTTCTTACCTCCACTTCGTTCTCTCATTCATCTTTCTTGcccattctctctcttctcacttttGCTCAGTTTCTCTTATACCCACCCTTCTATAACCCCTGGACGCTCTAATATAATGTGGCAGGTCCCTTTGGCCTTGAAGCGCAACCGACAATGAATTTCCTTCAGACTCTAGCTACTATAATCATATTGTTTATGTTGGCACACATTTCCACTTGTTACTAAAGGGTCAATCCTAGCTTCAAAATTGACTTACATGGAAGTTAGGATTTGCCAATAAGATTACAACAGAGACTGGCAGGTTCTTCCAGtgtatacaggtaactgccaaaataatggaaacacttaagtaaatgagagagagaaagtatattgaaagcaggtgcttccacacaggtgtggttcctgagttaattaaacaattaacatcccatcatgcttagggtcatgtataaaaatgctgatCAGGCCATTATTTTGCCTACCAtagctatgcccccataggatgacaatgcccccatccacagggcacgagtggtcactgaatggtttgatgagcaaaCGATGTAAACCaaatgccatggccgtctcagtcaccagatgggaTATTCTGGAGTGGTGCTTgtgacagcattttccaccaccatcaacaaaacaccaaattatggaatttctaaTGGAAGAATGGcattgcatccctccaatagagttccagacacttgtagaatctggtgcattgaagctgttctggcgcaTGGTGGCCcgacgccctattaagacactttacgttggtgtttcctttattttggcagttacttgtaGCTTTAATATTTAAgggctagattcaatcagatcaccTTTAGCCAACATCCGCATAGCGGATagtgtcagaggtggaactgcattagagctgtcaaatctaGTGGCTCCACAGGCATTACACATAAAGCAGACATCTCCCTTGGTCACATTAAGAGAAATCCAATGCAGCAGGGGTGGAttggcaattctggcaaatgccagatgggctagACCATTTTTTTGTTAGG is part of the Salmo trutta chromosome 31, fSalTru1.1, whole genome shotgun sequence genome and encodes:
- the LOC115169844 gene encoding protein SNORC-like, which gives rise to MANCSSVSRLVLLVLLGLWVATIHSESVEDPTPTLQGDNQDTLSGGGAYDVTTKDPFKDMTERALTLEYEDTTHSQAMDEEEGVLGPGAITAIVIAVFLGASVLLALIVITLRKFTAS